One Nematostella vectensis chromosome 10, jaNemVect1.1, whole genome shotgun sequence genomic window carries:
- the LOC5519177 gene encoding fibrinogen beta chain isoform X2 → MARITQVVFFYLNCVAVVSAVVKAGKGCKRIGFEPVQNGKYLKNHMFKAVAVKLSNCDVRCYLTDGCQSANYDNQTGLCELNKSDKYHDPDDFINRTNSVYLGTQNACSVSPCSSKARCIPNHSNNSFMCVCPKGYTGKDCKTVIKLMRSCADILNAGSNTSGVYTIEPDDGEPLKVFCDQETSGGGWIVFQSRQDGSVDFYRNWTNYEHGFGDFAGEFWLGLGRIHRLTNATTNELRVDMEAEEGETAHAQYDHFEVGEKSDKYRLSVDSYSGSGIHQIARALIGSRKVRYPTIRTGPLTSKAGNDKLEWKQWTPCADRECEEVKTKKS, encoded by the exons ATGGCAAGAATAACGCAAgtggtatttttttaccttaacTGTGTTGCTGTCGTGTCTGCGGTAGTCAAAG CTGGCAAGGGATGTAAACGAATAGGATTTGAGCCCGTCCAGAATGGGAAATACCTCAAGAATCACATGTTCAAAGCCGTCGCTGTCAAGTTGTCAAACTGTGACGTACGCTGCTATTTGACTGACGGGTGCCAATCAGCGAACTACGACAATCAGACGGGCTTGTGTGAGCTGAATAAATCTGACAAATATCACGATCCCGACGACTTTATTAATCGCACGAATTCAGTTTATCTCGGCACTCAG AACGCTTGTTCGGTCTCTCCCTGTTCTTCAAAAGCAAGGTGCATCCCGAATCACTCCAATAACAGCTTTATGTGCGTGTGCCCCAAAGGATACACTGGCAAAGATTGTAAAACAG TTATCAAACTGATGAGAAGCTGTGCTGATATTCTAAACGCTGGATCAAATACTAGCGGTGTATACACAATTGAACCAGATGACGGAGAGCCCTTGAAG GTTTTCTGTGACCAGGAGACTTCTGGCGGTGGCTGGATAGTGTTCCAGAGCCGCCAAGATGGCTCCGTTGACTTCTACCGAAATTGGACCAATTACGAACACGGGTTCGGTGACTTCGCAGGCGAGTTTTGGCTAGGACTGGGCCGAATCCACAGGCTGACCAATGCAACAACTAACGAGCTAAGAGTGGACATGGAAGCTGAAGAAGGGGaaactgcgcatgctcagtACGATCACTTTGAAGTCGGAGAGAAGTCGGACAAATATCGACTGAGCGTGGACAGTTACAGCG ggtccggtatccatcaaatagcgcgcgctctgattggctctcgtaAGGTCCGGTATCCTACGATCCGGACCGGACCGCTCACCTCCAAAGCTGGAAATG ATAAACTGGAGTGGAAACAATGGACACCCTGTGCGGACAGAGAATGCGAAGAAGTAAAGACAAAGAAGAGCTAG
- the LOC5519233 gene encoding carboxylesterase 5A, which yields MAVKKLFITFTVIALLCRFSDGDDSTSDPLVVQTLAGAVRGRLNPVVHGLQVRQFRAIPYAQPPVGKLRFAAPLPAKPWSGVRDATQHGPVCPQLPDEEFGKMLGLDLPPGKTIENNPQSEDCLTISVYTPQNSDPDKQRAVMVFIHGGGFTSGASRDYDPSVLVALNDVIVVTINYRLGVLGFFNIPDTEYKGNYGLLDQVLALQWVQQNIASFGGNPKSVTIFGESAGGMSVSLHLLSPLSKGLFHRVIAQSGSAVTDSFVGHYVKTTALLEVFSKAVGCPFDDKLVDCLRITSSEDVFAAQSNVSYPNNVGAQLLTTPVIDKHFLPDKARRLLGEGRVNKADVMLGVTANEGALLAMMTPGRIKGGLTLQELHQVIEYGLDTCPPDNTMCKEAIKFEYQDHRDPNNSVTNRQLYMDLYSDSMFIAPAIFEANALASAGHATFMYKFENLPDFFALPPYCASVHGIDIPYTFGFPLTLGESSPLFASLVRRHSEREKGLSMYMMKTWADFAKHGDPNHDGDAPVPWPRYNTTAQAHLVIAHEPRVEYKFRAEKVAFWNEFIPKLTKLVQTSDRSGGYYGKSQKDEF from the exons ATGGCTGTTAAAAAGCTTTTTATAACTTTTACTGTGATCGCTCTACTTTGTCGATTCTCAGACGGGGACGATTCGACAAGTGACCCTTTAGTGGTTCAGACTTTAGCCGGTGCCGTTCGGGGTAGATTGAATCCGGTTGTGCACGGCTTACAAGTGCGACAATTCCGAGCTATTCCGTACGCTCAGCCTCCGGTAGGAAAGCTTCGATTTGCTGCCCCTCTGCCGGCGAAGCCATGGTCAGGTGTGAGAGATGCGACCCAGCACGGCCCGGTCTGCCCGCAGTTGCCCGATGAAGAATTTGGTAAAATGCTAGGACTAGATCTTCCACCTGGGAAGACTATCGAAAATA ATCCACAGAGCGAAGACTGCCTGACAATAAGCGTATACACTCCACAAAACAGCGACCCCGACAAGCAGAGAGCCGTCATGGTGTTTATACACGGGGGCGGTTTTACCTCGGGGGCTTCTCGCGATTACGACCCCTCTGTGTTAGTGGCccttaatgacgtcatcgttgTTACTATCAACTACCGTCTAGGAGTCCTTGGCTTTTTCAATATCCCGGATACAGAGTACAAAGGCAATTATGGTCTGCTTGATCAG GTTCTCGCACTTCAGTGGGTCCAACAGAACATcgcaagttttggcgggaatccCAAGAGTGTTACTATATTTGGCGAGAGCGCTGGTGGCATGAGCGTCTCCCTTCACCTCCTCTCCCCCCTTAGTAAGGGTTTGTTCCACCGCGTGATAGCTCAAAGTGGCTCGGCTGTCACCGATTCTTTTGTCGGTCACTATGTGAAGACCACGGCTCTACTTGAGGTGTTTTCCAAGGCGGTGGGCTGCCCTTTCGACGACAAGCTTGTGGATTGTCTTAGGATTACAAG CTCCGAGGACGTTTTTGCAGCACAAAGCAATGTTTCGTATCCCAATAATGTTGGCGCTCAACTACTGACGACACCAGTTATCGACAAGCACTTTCTTCCTGATAAGGCCAGGAGATTACtgggagaggggagggtgaACAAAGCAGATGTGATGCTAGGAGTGACTGCCAACGAGGGAGCTCTTCTCGCGATGATGACCCCAGGGCGAATAAAGGGTGGTCTTACATTGCAAGAGCTCCACCAGGTGATTGAGTATGGGCTTGACACGTGTCCACCCGACAACACAATGTGTAAAGAAGCCATAAAATTTGAGTACCAAGACCACAGGGACCCCAACAATAGCGTCACAAACCGACAGCTATATATGGACTTATACTCGGACTCTATGTTTATTGCGCCTGCTATTTTCGAGGCCAACGCCCTTGCAAGTGCTGGTCATGCGACATTTATGTACAAGTTTGAGAACCTTCCAGATTTCTTTGCTCTTCCCCCGTATTGTGCAAGTGTGCATGGGATAGATATTCCCTACACATTCGGATTTCCGCTGACCCTTGGCGAGAGTTCGCCTCTGTTTGCGAGCCTCGTTAGGCGCCACTCTGAGCGGGAGAAGGGTTTGTCTATGTACATGATGAAGACCTGGGCTGACTTTGCTAAGCACGG GGATCCTAATCATGATGGAGATGCTCCAGTCCCTTGGCCACGGTACAACACCACCGCGCAGGCGCATTTGGTCATCGCACACGAGCCGAGAGTCGAGTACAAGTTCCGCGCGGAGAAGGTCGCATTTTGGAACGAGTTTATCCCGAAACTGACCAAGTTGGTGCAGACGAGTGATCGATCAGGCGGATACTATGGGAAATCCCAGAAAGACGAGTTTTGA
- the LOC5519177 gene encoding ficolin-2 isoform X1, with product MARITQVVFFYLNCVAVVSAVVKAGKGCKRIGFEPVQNGKYLKNHMFKAVAVKLSNCDVRCYLTDGCQSANYDNQTGLCELNKSDKYHDPDDFINRTNSVYLGTQNACSVSPCSSKARCIPNHSNNSFMCVCPKGYTGKDCKTVIKLMRSCADILNAGSNTSGVYTIEPDDGEPLKVFCDQETSGGGWIVFQSRQDGSVDFYRNWTNYEHGFGDFAGEFWLGLGRIHRLTNATTNELRVDMEAEEGETAHAQYDHFEVGEKSDKYRLSVDSYSGTAGDSLLYHDGYAFSTKDRDNDAYPSNCAELFEGAWWYRACHQSNLNGVYLNGSNSLYAKGLLWYSWKGYSYSLKHVEMKIRPKGSIHG from the exons ATGGCAAGAATAACGCAAgtggtatttttttaccttaacTGTGTTGCTGTCGTGTCTGCGGTAGTCAAAG CTGGCAAGGGATGTAAACGAATAGGATTTGAGCCCGTCCAGAATGGGAAATACCTCAAGAATCACATGTTCAAAGCCGTCGCTGTCAAGTTGTCAAACTGTGACGTACGCTGCTATTTGACTGACGGGTGCCAATCAGCGAACTACGACAATCAGACGGGCTTGTGTGAGCTGAATAAATCTGACAAATATCACGATCCCGACGACTTTATTAATCGCACGAATTCAGTTTATCTCGGCACTCAG AACGCTTGTTCGGTCTCTCCCTGTTCTTCAAAAGCAAGGTGCATCCCGAATCACTCCAATAACAGCTTTATGTGCGTGTGCCCCAAAGGATACACTGGCAAAGATTGTAAAACAG TTATCAAACTGATGAGAAGCTGTGCTGATATTCTAAACGCTGGATCAAATACTAGCGGTGTATACACAATTGAACCAGATGACGGAGAGCCCTTGAAG GTTTTCTGTGACCAGGAGACTTCTGGCGGTGGCTGGATAGTGTTCCAGAGCCGCCAAGATGGCTCCGTTGACTTCTACCGAAATTGGACCAATTACGAACACGGGTTCGGTGACTTCGCAGGCGAGTTTTGGCTAGGACTGGGCCGAATCCACAGGCTGACCAATGCAACAACTAACGAGCTAAGAGTGGACATGGAAGCTGAAGAAGGGGaaactgcgcatgctcagtACGATCACTTTGAAGTCGGAGAGAAGTCGGACAAATATCGACTGAGCGTGGACAGTTACAGCG GAACTGCTGGGGATTCTTTGCTTTACCACGATGGATATGCTTTTTCAACAAAGGATCGAGACAATGATGCTTATCCCTCTAATTGTGCCGAACTTTTCGAGGGGGCGTGGTGGTATCGTGCATGTCATCAATCCAACCTCAATGGGGTATATCTCAACGGCAGCAATAGCTTGTATGCAAAGGGGCTCTTATGGTATAGCTGGAAAGGATATTCTTATTCTTTGAAGCACGTTGAAATGAAGATAAGGCCGAAGGGTTCTATACATGGCTGA